A window of the Danio aesculapii chromosome 10, fDanAes4.1, whole genome shotgun sequence genome harbors these coding sequences:
- the srsf9 gene encoding serine/arginine-rich splicing factor 9, whose translation MSDGRIYVGNLPMDVQERDIEDLFFKYGKIRDIELKNNRGTIPFAFVRFEDPRDAEDAVFGRNGYGFGDCKLRVEYPRSSGSKFSGPAGGGGGGGPRGRFGPPTRRSEFRVIVTGLPPTGSWQDLKDHMREAGDVCFADVQRDGEGVVEFLRREDMEYALRRLDSTEFRSHQGETAYIRVMEERGTSWGRSRSRSRSRGRYTPPYQSRGSPPPRYRSPPRHMTRHSPPSRRPPLQHHSPPPRHYR comes from the exons ATGTCGGACGGACGGATCTACGTGGGAAACCTTCCCATGGACGTCCAGGAGAGGGACATTGAGGATCTCTTCTTCAAATACGGAAAAATTCGGGATATTGAGCTGAAGAACAACAGAGGCACCATCCCGTTTGCCTTTGTGCGATTTGAGGACCCACG GGATGCGGAGGATGCCGTCTTTGGAAGGAATGGATATGGATTTGGAGACTGTAAGCTGCGTGTGGAATACCCTCGTTCTTCTGGATCCAAATTTAGTGGACCTGCggggggaggaggaggaggaggaccaAGAGGAAGGTTTGGACCCCCGACTCGCAGATCTGAGTTTCGGGTTATCGTGACAG GTCTTCCTCCGACTGGCAGCTGGCAGGACCTGAAGGACCACATGCGGGAGGCCGGAGACGTGTGTTTCGCAGATGTGCAGCGTGACGGTGAGGGTGTGGTGGAGTTCCTCAGGCGGGAGGACATGGAGTACGCACTGCGACGTCTGGACAGCACCGAGTTCAGATCCCACCAG GGAGAAACGGCCTACATCAGAGTGATGGAGGAGCGAGGCACAAGCTGGGGCCGCTCACGCTCTCGGTCCAGATCTCGAGGACGATACACGCCTCCATATCAGAGCAGAGGGTCACCGCCGCCCCGCTACCGCTCTCCCCCGCGCCACATGACCCGCCATAGCCCACCGTCCCGCCGGCCGCCGCTCCAGCACCACAGCCCGCCGCCGCGCCACTATCGATGA
- the triap1 gene encoding TP53-regulated inhibitor of apoptosis 1 produces MNSVGEGCTELKREYDQCFNRWFAEKFLKGDRSADPCSELFNKYHTCVQKAIKEKDIPIEGVEFMGPSREKADS; encoded by the exons ATGAACAGTGTCGGCGAGGGCTGCACCGAGCTCAAGCGCGAATATGACCAGTGCTTTAACCGCTGGTTTGCAGAGAAATTCCTGAAGGGAGACCGAAGCGCGGATCCCTGCAGCGAGTTATTCAACAAATACCACACGTGTGTTCAG AAAGCCATCAAGGAGAAGGACATCCCTATAGAAGGTGTGGAGTTCATGGGCCCGAGCAGAGAGAAAGCAGACAGCTGA